CGCCCCTGTCGTGCAGCTGGTCAACGCGATCCTCGGCGACGCCCTGCGCACCGGGGCGAGCGACGTGCACCTCGAGAGCACGCGCGGCGGCCTGCGCTCGCGCCTGCGCCTGGATGGCGTGCTGCGCGACGTGGCGACGTACCCGGTGGCACTGCAATCGGGGGTGATCTCGCGCATCAAGCTGCTCGCCGGGCTCGATATCGCCGAGCGACGCCTGCCGCAGGACGGGCGCGCGCGCGTGCGCCTGGGAACGCGGGAGGTCGACCTGCGCGTCTCGACGCTCCCCGCACTGCATGGGGAGAGCGTCGTGCTTCGCGTCCTCGATCAGGGGACGGTGGAAGGGCGCGTGCGTGATTTCGCCACGCTCGGGATGCCGGCGCAGGTGCGCAGCATCTTCGAGCCGCTCATCCAGCGCAGCGCGGGGCTCGTGCTCGTCACCGGCCCCACCGGCTCGGGGAAGACGACGACGCTCTACGCCGCGCTCGCCCAGCGCAACGACCCCGAGGTGAAGATCGTGACGGTCGAGGACCCGGTGGAATACCAGGTGCAAGGCGTCACGCAGATCCCGGTCAACCGCAAGGCCGGGCTCGGCTTCGCCAACGTGCTGCGCTCGATCCTGCGGCACGACCCCGACATCGTGATGGTGGGCGAGATGCGCGACCGCGAGACCGCCGAGATGGCGGTGCAGGCGGCGCTCACCGGGCACCTCGTCTTCTCCACGCTGCACACCAACGATGCGCCGGGGGCCATCACGCGTCTCATCGACATGGGGATCGAGCCGTATCTGGTCGCCGCGACCGTACAGGGAATCCTCGCCCAGCGCCTGGTGCGCGTGACGTGCGCACAGTGCGCCAAGCCTATTGCGCCT
Above is a window of Gemmatimonadota bacterium DNA encoding:
- a CDS encoding type II/IV secretion system protein, which translates into the protein MNGRREAGDLRREVVSAEALREAASSELTSRLSPRYLEEHLVLPLSVAPDGALIVAAGRALDDTVTDELARVFGRAVRVVEASSQDVQAALLGTQRAPADGVVDADANVAAGDIGLGDLRAQANDAPVVQLVNAILGDALRTGASDVHLESTRGGLRSRLRLDGVLRDVATYPVALQSGVISRIKLLAGLDIAERRLPQDGRARVRLGTREVDLRVSTLPALHGESVVLRVLDQGTVEGRVRDFATLGMPAQVRSIFEPLIQRSAGLVLVTGPTGSGKTTTLYAALAQRNDPEVKIVTVEDPVEYQVQGVTQIPVNRKAGLGFANVLRSILRHDPDIVMVGEMRDRETAEMAVQAALTGHLVFSTLHTNDAPGAITRLIDMGIEPYLVAATVQGILAQRLVRVTCAQCAKPIAPDDAALAGLGGRHLRNGGWDGARRGAGCDACGGTGYRGRTGIYEAYIPDERDRRALASKGSLQDARPAGSTYCVMSLRESGEQLVREGITTPEEVRRVLSLDDAPEHDPGALPARRAPGPEPS